AGCTCCTTGGGGTGGGGAAGATCAAGATTTTTCCATTGTGCTAAAGGATTCTTCATTGCTTCCTTTTCTTCCTTGGAAGAGAGGAACTTGGTTTTGGATAGAGTTTGGGCTTGGGGTGAGTATCCTCTTTCTCTTACGccttattcttcttctttcaaccccCTTTCTGAACCTTTGAATATGCATCCTATCTAGGTGCAACTTCCAAATCTTCCTCTCTAATTTTTGGAGATGACTTTCTTTCAAGACATAGGTAATTCTATTGGCTAGTTCTTTAAGGTTGATGAGCTTCTTGTTAGTATGGAACACTCTACATGTATGCTCTCTTTTTGGTGGATGTTGATCTCTCTTTGCCCCTTCATGGTGAGATGATTTTGATGGTGGATAATTGACCTTGGTATCGCCCTATGGATTATGAGGGCATCCATTTCCACTGTCACTGTTGCTTTGCTATTGGGCATTTGGTTTTGACCCACTCTTTGGGTTGCCAGAAAAGCCatgctacttggtggaagaatgTTTGGAATGATCACTTGATGGTTGAGGATTTGACTCATGGTTGCCACTTCCCAAGATTCTGAGGAGTGCCCTATCATGGAGCTTGTGGTCCCTTATATGGTTCTTTTTTTGgtaatttctttatttttctcttatTGTTGCTCCTCTAGCTACCACTCCTCCTACTGTAGCTAGTCAtgcctctccccctctccttcaaTTCTCCTCCTTTTGACATCTATTCTCCCTATGGTGAGTTCTCCTCCTCTTATTCCCCCTCTTGGTGGAAGTTCATAGGACAACATTGCCTAGACGCTTGTTTGTAGATAGATGAAAAGTCCTagtatctcttctcctcttctttcatctATTCTTAAAGTGTAGTTCTTTTTCAAGGGTTGAGACCCTTGTTTCCTATCAATTCTTAGATCTAGTTTAAAAGCTCTTGTTTTTTGCCATTTCACCCCTCACGAGACCCCTCTCTACCACTTGTTTGGATATTATGTACGGGTTCGGGCCCTCTCTTGCTTTATCTAATCAGAATTTGGTCTAATAATTTGGATCAATAAGGCATAATTTATTTATAGATATTTGTTGTGTATGTTCtattatcaattatttaattagatatagATGCAAGTAACTTAGATCTAGTGGTTAAGGTTACATGGTATGATAGTATTTTATTAGTGCCTCCATCCATAACTATATTATTTCTACATCAATCTAGTCACTATTATTTCACTTTGTATTACTTTATCCTACTCAAAATCTTACCTTCTTAATACATCCTACTTTAATTTAAACTATTCACATCTTCATTATCCTACTGTATTTCATCCTAGACATATTGTTCATGATCTTCACCCTTTTTCTTTCCTCCATATCAATTATATTATCATTTTTCCTATTTTAATTCTTGTTATTTCTAATTAATTTCCTTCATTACATTATGTCACACACATTATATCTTTGTTTATATTCTATTCTTTAGTTAAATCTATTTGCATTACACCTTTCTTAATGCccaaaattttatcatgcattataTCTCATATTGTTTATGTTCATTTTTTGTATTGTTATAGAATATATTTGAATCTTATGGTTCTATATCCAAGTTCATATTTAAATACACATTGAAATCATAATAGAAGTGATACGaataaatatcaaagaaataattTGGAAGAATATTATCCTAGGAAAAACccttttggataaaaataataattttcaattGTAGATCCCACTATATTAACTATAAAAAGCTTACAATACAATGAGATGCCCAAACAAATTATTTAGTGCATCAATGAGAACATATTGATAGCTAATCCCACAATCAAAACTTGCAATACATCCAATACACCTTTATGCAAGGCCATCCAAAAGGTGTATCCAAGTCACGATTAAGATGACCATTCAAACCCAACCAAAATCTTCATGCATAAAGTTATAACACCCATGTTTggatatgatattataatactAAAAATGATGATCTACTAATATCCTTGGGTTGTCCTTAAATTATCCAAGATGCTCTCTATTCAAAGTTTTTTTCGACATACAAGCTAAAAACAAAGGATTCTATTTCCTAAAAAGGTCAATtaaaaagtgaaaaaatagaaTATGAGGTGAGAAGACTAAATCAATAATACGACCCAATTTAGAAAGTGCAACCTGGTCCATATAAACAATCTAAAAAATGCATATCTTATTACTAATGTGATGGATATAACATATTTGGATATAATAAATTAATGCTAGAGccattttatatataaaataagaCGAATTGAACAATAAGAcgaaatgaaaaataaatataaaacaaagaCTAAAAATACATAACATGAAATCTTAAAAATGATAAGATTTAaggggatttaaaaaaaaattatatttgaagtttgatttttatcTTTCCTCAATTGAACATAATAacatacatctaatggattgcttcAAGCCATTTCAAATCTTTTATATAAGAAATCAATTAGTTCTTTTTAGTCTTGTTTCAAGGGGTAAAAAGAAAAATGGAGTACACCCTCATTacaaattattaatttaaatttaacgtaaaaaaatttagacaaaaaaaaaatgagaatgaCTATCTAGCTTCTAGAATGCATCAAACATCTCTTATAATGTATAAAAGATAATGATGTCTTGATGCATTAGAAAGACTAAATAGCTGCTACACCCTTATTATTAGTTTAAAGAAAATCCTATACCAAAAAATAAACAATCTGAGAATACACAAAAAAATGAAACAATCTGAATATAGGTAGAATACAATGAACTCAATCACACAGGTCCATGGAATTTATACATAGATTAACTTTATGAAATTTACAGAGCTAACAACAATTGATAAAATTCTGTGCAAAAACTTTATGCACCAATTCATATAACCTCTGTATCCAAATTGGTATATAACGCCAGCACAGACTCATATTACAACAGAGCCGGCTGTTGAAAACCTCCATTACTACTACTTTTAACAACAACAATAAGaaaaataaacacaagtttttttttCCCTCTAGAGCCCACAACCACCACCCTTGCATCTCCCTTCCAACGTATTCTTAGCCGGTCGATCTGACCTGCTGCACATCCATGCATTCTGGCTCTTCGTCTTACCTGACTGGCTGCGCCAGTTTTTTCCAGCGCCGCCGGTCACCGGACTTCCAGTCTCATACTTGGCCCTTCTTTCTGCACTCTTCTTGATAAACTCAGAGTAGAAATCCAAGCCGCCATTTTGAGAGGCAGCGTTGGAAAACATTCCAGACCTGAGGGCAAGGATTACAATGATAATGTTTAAGAGAAAGAACATGCAGGAGGGGCTCCCCCATATGACCCACAGCTCTGGCTCTACAACTCCAGAGAAGAGGCCCTGAGGGGGCTTTACTGTTTCAAGCAGCACAAACCATATGACCATCACTATAATATACCCACtatatgtcttcctctttcttgTTTTCTTGCCTTTCTTCTCTGCAACcactcctccatcaccaccaccaccagtCGAAGCACCACCACCACCAGCAGTCGAAGCATCGCCACCGCCACCGCCACCACCACCACCAGTCGAAATATCACCACCGCCGCCGTCACCACCACTACCACCACCAGTCGAAGTATCACCACCACTACCACCACCACTATCACCATCAGTTGAAGAATTGCCACCACCATCACCGCCGCCACTAACACTACCACCAGCACCACCGCTACCACAATCACTGATCTTCTCAAACTTAGCCATTTTTTTGAGGCAGTAGAAGAGAAAATCCTCCACACAGAGACACAGAAAACAATGGAGTTGATGAAATTGGGGGTGAGGAAAAGAGGAGTATAAAAGATGTTGAGAAGGCCCCCACTCAATTATTTTGCTGCTTTTGGTGGGCATAGCTTTTCTACTGTTCATCTGGCTTTTGGTATAAGACTTACACGTAAAAGTAAACTTTCATTTTCCTTTTCATAATTTTGATTTTGAGCTGGCACCTTCATGGGCTCTGATTATAAAGGTGACCGACCATCTGTTATTTTACCCTAGTTAAAAGGAGATTATTCATTGCTTTTATATACACTTTTCATTGAAACGAAATATTGAGGGTTTTGAGTTTTGAGAGTAGtatgaaagaaaaatattttcgGTGGCTATTTTAATCATCATTTAGTTTGTgataaaattagaattgtttgtAAGCGTTGATGATAATTATGTAAAAATATTTGGGAGGGTTATTTTAATCATCGTTTAGTTTAATGGTTAACGTAAAGTGATTgataaaattagaattgtttgtAAGCATTGATGAtaattatgtaaaatatatattgattgtttattatatttatataataaaagtATACTTAAAGAGGTTAATAGTGTAAGAGTAAAAGTCACTACTTAAAATTttatcttagattttcattaatctTTTGATCACAATCTCTTGAACAACTTtaaagatttaagaaaaacaaaatataaccaactatatatatatatatatatataatgtatgtatgtatgtatgtacatgtatatgtaatatgcatacatatacacatacatgtgtgtgtatacatacacacacacacacggacacacatacacatataataCATGTACATACATTGATTGTAAGTTAAAAACTACCCATGTTCTATATGTATGTGAGAGAGTGCTAAATGCTTATACAAATTTCAAAATATCGAAGTCTTTATATTTTCATTCTCATAATAAGTAGAATATTTATGATAGCATGGTCTACAATGAACCACATTAGCACATTTCCATGATTAATTTTGATGAAGTGTACTCATATGTTCTTTATATTTTAGAAACCTCAAGAATTCAATTTATAAGTTGTTTATGTGACTTTCAAAATCCCTTAAGAAATTCATTGGATGTATCACTCAAGAAAGACCTAAAAACCTCGATGCAACTTAAAGATGATGGATGTTAATGAATTTACAAAACCAATCAATGTATCATAAAATAATGAAAGTAGTATGATGTGATGATGCTCACCATAAACTCTTCTTTATAGGTCTTTATATTTTTATTCTCATCATAAATGTAATATTTGTAATAAAAAGTTATGTAATGAACCTCA
This genomic stretch from Cryptomeria japonica chromosome 8, Sugi_1.0, whole genome shotgun sequence harbors:
- the LOC131079632 gene encoding uncharacterized protein LOC131079632, translated to MAKFEKISDCGSGGAGGSVSGGGDGGGNSSTDGDSGGGSGGDTSTGGGSGGDGGGGDISTGGGGGGGGGDASTAGGGGASTGGGGDGGVVAEKKGKKTRKRKTYSGYIIVMVIWFVLLETVKPPQGLFSGVVEPELWVIWGSPSCMFFLLNIIIVILALRSGMFSNAASQNGGLDFYSEFIKKSAERRAKYETGSPVTGGAGKNWRSQSGKTKSQNAWMCSRSDRPAKNTLEGRCKGGGCGL